The sequence below is a genomic window from Verrucomicrobiota bacterium.
CTCAATGATGTCTTGCTTGGCGATGTTGCCAAGCGGCTCTTTGGCGAGTGGGATTCGGCGGTGATCGAAGCATTTCACCACGTCGCCGTTTGGGTAGATGCAGATGTTTTTCCTCGCCGCGCAGGGAGTCCCGTCGTCCACCATCTCCTTCGGAGTGACCGCGTTGTTCCAGTTGTAGGCTCCGAAGTCCTGATACAGTTGGACATTGTGCTGCAACCCATGCTGCCGGCACCACTCGGCGACTTTCGGGATTTCCTTCTCTGACTCCTTGGAAAGCACGGATTGGATGCGCAACTGATCACCCAAAATCCGCTTCGCCAGCAGAATCTTCGGCATGACGATGTCAAAGCTCACGGTGCCCCTGAATTCGTTCCACTTGCTCCTCTCCACTGAATCAATCGAGATGACCAGAATGTGGCCCAGTTCCTTGTAGTGTGTGAGGAACGTCTCATCCAGCAACCGCGCGTTGGTGACAGTCACCATCGGCACGCCGAGTTTCCTGGCCTCTTCGGCGATGAGCACGACGTCTCGCTTGAACAGCAAAGGCTCACCGCCGGTCAGCGTCACCTGATACAGGTTGTGATGGAGCCGCTTCAGGCAGGTGATGAAATGGTTGATCATCAAGTGCTGGTTCTTGGGTTCCGGCCGCTCCCAGATGCCACATTTCGGACAGCGGTCGTTGCAGGCATTGGTGATCATGTAGATCAGTTCGTTGCTCTTGATCCCGTAGAGCCTGCGGAGCGGCGTCTTGTGCCAACGATAGATGCTCCACTCGATTGACTTCAGCAATACCAGCGGGGCGACGAGGAGCGGGTTCTTCACCCGCCTAGCAAATGGCACCATTTCTCCGACGTAATCTTGGAGCGTATGGGTAAAATTCGGGTGGTTGGCCTTAAACCTGTAAACGAGGCTCATGGATGTTTCCCTCGTAGATGGATTCGGATGAGTCCCACATCAGCACGGTGTGCCCTTCGTAAAGTGTGGCGCTTGAACTTTTGTATTTTTTGAACAGGCGCACGAACCGTGCAAAGCCCGTGATGGTGCTCTTGTATCCGTAATCGTGCCAGAGTTTCGCGGTTGGGCAGAAACCGATCTTGTATTTGCTGCGAAGGCGCAGGCAGAGGTCCACGTCCTCGCCTGCGGCGCTCGGAAACCTCTCATCGAACGGAAACTGCTCGGCTGCGAAGGCCTTCATGCCAAAGTTCAGCGAAGGCATATACCAAAGCTCCTTCCTGTCCGGCAGCAGCCATTTGCCCGCGAGCGTGCCGTTGATGTCGTGATAGTAGTCCAACAAGGTCTTGCCCCACGAGTAAGTCATGCCTCCAACGGCTGCGAACTCCGTCCGGATCAAGAATGATGTCATCTCCGCGTTCCAATCCGTTTCGAGAATGCAGTCGTGGTCGGTGAACAATATGTGTTCCGCCTTATCCTCCAAGGCCCTGTTGATAGCGACGTTCCTCGCTCGGGCTGGCCCGCCGTTACTTTCGAGAACAATATGCTCCACGGAGTGACGACCGACTTCATACTTAAGCGGGCTCGCATCGTCCACCACGTAAACCTTCTCAAACGGCTTCGACTGGCCCCGAACGCTGTCGAGCAGCCTGTGTAGGCAATCCACGTCCGATTGGGCTCGGATGAAGCATGGAATGACTAGAATGCTCATGAACTACCAACCGCCGTTAGCCGCTTCTTGGAGTGCTCTTCAATCTGATTCAGCGATCTTTCGATCTCGGTTGTGAGCTTCGCCTTCATGCGGCATTGAACACTTGGGGCATGGGGCGAGTGTAATGGGCTGGGGGGTGCTGTCAAAGCCCCGAAGGTTGATTGCGTTGCGACGAATTCCTGCGCGATTCACCTTGGAAGCATACGGTTTCACCGGCCACACCCACCGGCACTGCTGGCGGTTCCCGGAGGACTTCTCCGCCGACTTCATCCGGCAGGCGCAGCGGGCGCGGGGCGGGCAGCCGGTGGACTTGCGCGTGCGGTTCGAGGACTACGCGGCCAGCGCGCCGGCGGACACGCGCACCATCGTCTTCGGCGGCAAGGCGCGCCTGAGCGGCTTGTGGGTGGATGACCGCCACGTCGCGGACTACGTCGCCGCGCATCCGGACCGGCTCATCGGCTTCCTCTCCGTGGACCCGACGCAGGACGGCTGGGAGCGCGAGCTGCGGGCGGGCCACGAGGAACTCGGCCTGCGCGGCATCAAGCTCCTGCCGATGTATGCCGGCTTCAGCATGGACGACCCGCGCCTGGCCCCGCTCTGGCGCTACGCCGAGCAACGCGGCCTGCCCGTGCTGCTTCACGCGGGCACGACCTTCATCGCCCAGGCACCGCTGGCCTTCACGCTGCCGCGCCTCATCGAGCCGGTCGCGCTGAAATTCCCCGGCGTCAAAATCATCCTCGCGCACCTCGGCCATCCCTACGAAGCCGAGTGCGTCGTCACGATTCGCAAGCACGACAACGTCTTCGCCGACGTGAGCGCGCTGCACTACCGGCCCTTCCAGCTCTACCACAGCCTGATGCTCGCGCAGGAATACGGCGTGTGGCACAAGCTCCTCTTCGGCACCGACTACCCGTTCACGACGGTGAACGCGTCGATCGAGGGCCTCCGCAAACTCAACGACATGCTCGAAGGCACGAAGCTCCCGCGCCTCGACGTGAACCAAATCGAGGCGATGATCCACCGCGACAGTTTGAAGCTGCTGGGGCTGGAGAAGTAACCCGCATCGCGAGGAACCCGCCCGGCTCCCGCGTCGAGAATCCCGCGATTCGCGATCGCATCGCGCAAGCGGGCGTCGGAGCTACCTGGCAGGCTCATGACGGAGACATTTCCCGGGCCGCGCCTGCGTGTGCTGGTCGTCCTCGACGACCGGAACGCCATTGACCGTGACGAGCTTGAACCCGGTGGCGTAGTGATGCGGCGATTCAAAGGTCGCGTTGTCCTTCACGGTCGCGGGATTGAAGACCACAAGGTCCGCCCATGCGCCAACGCGGATGAAGCCGCGGTCATTCAAGCGAAACGTCGTCGCCGGGAGGGAACTCATGCGACGCACGGCATCCTCGGGCGTGAGCAGTTTCAATTCGCGCACGTAGCGGCCGAGCACGCGCGCGTTGTTGCCGTAGCCGCGCGGGTGCGGGACGCCCTCGCCGAACTTCCGCACGCCGCTGTCGCTCGCGAACATGGTGTTCGGGTGGGCGAGATACTTCTGCAAGTCCTGCTCATCCATGCCGAAGAACACGCACGAGCAGCCGCCGTGGTTCTGGATGTCGAGCACGAGCTCGATCTGGTCGTCGAGCGTCGCGGAACCGCGCACCTTTTTTGCGGCCTCGGGCAGCCGAAGCCCGTTGAGCTGCGCGTTGCGCCGGTAGCTGGCGATGGCGACGTAGTCGTAGCTCTCGTGCCCGCGGGCGAGCATCGCCTTCTTCATCGCGGCCACCATTTCGGCCTTCTTCCGCGGGTCGGCGAGGCGCTCGGAAAACTCCTTCGACCCGCCCTCGCGGAACTCGCCGGGAATGAGCGTGCTGATGCTCGTGCTGCTCGCGGGATAAAGATACTGGTCCTGCGTGATGTCGAGCCCGGCGGCGCGCGCCCGTTCGATCGCCGCGAGCACCTCGGCCGTGCGGCCCCAGGCGGCCTTCCCGCTCAGCTTGATGTGCGAGATGTTCGCCCGGATGCCCGCCTCGCGCGCGATGGTGAAGAGCTCCTCAAGCGCGGACTGAATGCGCGTGTCCTCATGCCGCATGTGGCTCGAGTAGATGCCGTCGCGCGCGGCCGCCACGCGCGCAAGCGCCGCGATCTCGTCCGTCTTCGCGAATGACCCCGGCAAATAGATGAGCCCCGTGCTCAAGCCGACCGCGCCGTCCTTCATGGCCTTCTCGACGAGCGATTTCATCTTCGTGAGTTCGTCGGCGTTCGGCGGGCGCATGAAGCTCCCGCCCATCGCGGACGAGCGCACGGTGTTGTGGCCGATGAGCGAGCAGACGTTTGCGGAGATGTTTGTGGCTTCGAGCTCCTTGAAGTAGGCGTCGAGGTCGAGCTTGGAGCCGCCGCAGTTGCCGAGCACCAGCGTGGTCACGCCCATGCGCACGAAATTCTCCGCGAGCGGCAAGTCCTCGATGCCCTCGGCGTGCGTGTGGACGTCCACGAAACCCGGCGCGATGAAGTGCCCCTTGCAATCCACCGTGCGCTTCGCGTCCCCGGCCAGTTTCCCGATGGCGGCGATGCGGCCGTCCCTCACGGCGACGTCCGCGAAGTAAGCTGGATTTCCCGAGCCGTCGGCGACGCGCCCGTTGCGAAGCAGCAGGTCGTAAGGGGCGGCGTGGAGCGAAGTGGCCGCGGCGAGCGAGAACAGTCCGAGGAGGGCTTTCATGCCGCGGGGTGATAGCAGGCGCGAACACCGGGCGCGAGCGCGGAGTGTCGCCGCGGTCAGGCGAGCGCCTTGCGGATGACGTCCCCGCTTACGTCGGTGAGCCGCCGGGCGCGCCGGGTTTCTTCCACTCCGGGAGGAGTTCCGTCAGCCCGCTCTAA
It includes:
- a CDS encoding D-aminoacylase; this encodes MKALLGLFSLAAATSLHAAPYDLLLRNGRVADGSGNPAYFADVAVRDGRIAAIGKLAGDAKRTVDCKGHFIAPGFVDVHTHAEGIEDLPLAENFVRMGVTTLVLGNCGGSKLDLDAYFKELEATNISANVCSLIGHNTVRSSAMGGSFMRPPNADELTKMKSLVEKAMKDGAVGLSTGLIYLPGSFAKTDEIAALARVAAARDGIYSSHMRHEDTRIQSALEELFTIAREAGIRANISHIKLSGKAAWGRTAEVLAAIERARAAGLDITQDQYLYPASSTSISTLIPGEFREGGSKEFSERLADPRKKAEMVAAMKKAMLARGHESYDYVAIASYRRNAQLNGLRLPEAAKKVRGSATLDDQIELVLDIQNHGGCSCVFFGMDEQDLQKYLAHPNTMFASDSGVRKFGEGVPHPRGYGNNARVLGRYVRELKLLTPEDAVRRMSSLPATTFRLNDRGFIRVGAWADLVVFNPATVKDNATFESPHHYATGFKLVTVNGVPVVEDDQHTQARPGKCLRHEPAR
- a CDS encoding radical SAM protein, with the translated sequence MSLVYRFKANHPNFTHTLQDYVGEMVPFARRVKNPLLVAPLVLLKSIEWSIYRWHKTPLRRLYGIKSNELIYMITNACNDRCPKCGIWERPEPKNQHLMINHFITCLKRLHHNLYQVTLTGGEPLLFKRDVVLIAEEARKLGVPMVTVTNARLLDETFLTHYKELGHILVISIDSVERSKWNEFRGTVSFDIVMPKILLAKRILGDQLRIQSVLSKESEKEIPKVAEWCRQHGLQHNVQLYQDFGAYNWNNAVTPKEMVDDGTPCAARKNICIYPNGDVVKCFDHRRIPLAKEPLGNIAKQDIIE
- a CDS encoding glycosyltransferase family 2 protein; its protein translation is MSILVIPCFIRAQSDVDCLHRLLDSVRGQSKPFEKVYVVDDASPLKYEVGRHSVEHIVLESNGGPARARNVAINRALEDKAEHILFTDHDCILETDWNAEMTSFLIRTEFAAVGGMTYSWGKTLLDYYHDINGTLAGKWLLPDRKELWYMPSLNFGMKAFAAEQFPFDERFPSAAGEDVDLCLRLRSKYKIGFCPTAKLWHDYGYKSTITGFARFVRLFKKYKSSSATLYEGHTVLMWDSSESIYEGNIHEPRLQV
- a CDS encoding amidohydrolase — encoded protein: MGWGVLSKPRRLIALRRIPARFTLEAYGFTGHTHRHCWRFPEDFSADFIRQAQRARGGQPVDLRVRFEDYAASAPADTRTIVFGGKARLSGLWVDDRHVADYVAAHPDRLIGFLSVDPTQDGWERELRAGHEELGLRGIKLLPMYAGFSMDDPRLAPLWRYAEQRGLPVLLHAGTTFIAQAPLAFTLPRLIEPVALKFPGVKIILAHLGHPYEAECVVTIRKHDNVFADVSALHYRPFQLYHSLMLAQEYGVWHKLLFGTDYPFTTVNASIEGLRKLNDMLEGTKLPRLDVNQIEAMIHRDSLKLLGLEK